From one Thermatribacter velox genomic stretch:
- a CDS encoding ribose-phosphate diphosphokinase has translation MINLNLHQHLKVFSGNANPTLAQEICWYLDVPLGRADVGRFPNGEIRVRIEESVRGCDVFVIQPTSPPANDNLMELLIMIDALSRASAKRITAVIPFYGYAKQDRKTKGREPISAKLVANLLVTAGANRVLTMDLHAGQIQGFFDIPVDNLAAQSLLARYFASKNLQNLVVVSPDVGGTARARNFANRLQVDLAVIDKHRPNYAQVEIMNIIGDVRDKTVIIVDDLIDTAGTLVEGAEALLKKGGAKEVYACATHPVFSGQAVEKIANSPIKEVVVTNTIDVSKKISETSSSKIKVLSVAPIFAEAIKRIHGELSISELFV, from the coding sequence ATGATCAATCTGAACCTCCATCAGCATCTCAAGGTCTTTTCTGGTAATGCCAACCCGACGTTGGCACAGGAAATTTGCTGGTATCTGGATGTTCCACTGGGGAGAGCAGACGTGGGAAGGTTTCCCAACGGAGAAATCCGGGTCCGCATCGAAGAAAGCGTTCGCGGTTGCGATGTGTTTGTCATTCAGCCCACCTCCCCCCCAGCCAACGATAACCTGATGGAACTCCTCATCATGATAGATGCCCTGAGCAGAGCCTCGGCAAAGCGTATAACGGCTGTCATACCCTTTTACGGATATGCTAAGCAAGACCGGAAAACCAAAGGCAGGGAACCTATCTCTGCCAAGCTGGTTGCTAACCTGCTGGTAACCGCTGGAGCCAACCGGGTGCTGACCATGGATCTTCATGCTGGGCAAATCCAGGGATTTTTCGATATTCCCGTTGACAATCTGGCGGCTCAGTCATTGCTTGCTCGTTATTTTGCTTCCAAAAACTTGCAAAATCTGGTGGTGGTCAGTCCTGATGTAGGCGGCACTGCCCGAGCAAGAAACTTTGCCAACCGTTTGCAGGTCGACCTCGCGGTCATCGATAAACACCGTCCTAACTACGCTCAGGTGGAAATCATGAACATCATTGGTGACGTCAGGGACAAAACTGTTATCATCGTTGACGACCTCATTGATACTGCAGGGACGTTGGTTGAAGGAGCCGAAGCCCTGCTTAAAAAGGGTGGCGCAAAAGAAGTGTATGCTTGTGCCACACACCCTGTTTTCAGCGGTCAGGCAGTGGAAAAGATTGCCAATTCCCCCATAAAAGAAGTCGTAGTAACCAACACCATCGACGTTAGCAAAAAGATAAGCGAAACTTCTTCATCGAAAATCAAAGTTCTCTCGGTGGCTCCAATCTTTGCAGAAGCCATAAAGAGAATTCATGGGGAACTTTCTATAAGTGAACTCTTCGTCTAA